The following coding sequences lie in one Pirellulales bacterium genomic window:
- a CDS encoding hydrolase, with amino-acid sequence MNDVQSLARSPELMSASDTALLVVDVQGKLITLVPQHRRIIWNIRRLIDGAKLLGVPVAATEQYPKGLGPTVPELASLVGPIPAKTAFSCCACSEIMEDWQRTGIARVLITGIEAHVCVQQTAFDLLAAGYRVYLAVDAIGARFDIDYQTALRRMDSAGVTLTTTEAALFEWCERSGTPQFKQISALVQEKPPE; translated from the coding sequence ATGAATGACGTGCAATCGCTCGCGCGCAGCCCGGAACTGATGTCGGCCTCGGATACCGCGCTATTGGTGGTCGATGTACAAGGCAAGTTGATCACCCTGGTTCCTCAGCACCGCCGCATCATCTGGAATATTCGCCGCCTGATCGACGGCGCGAAACTGCTGGGCGTGCCAGTCGCGGCCACCGAACAATACCCGAAGGGGCTCGGTCCGACGGTTCCGGAACTGGCCTCACTTGTCGGTCCGATTCCGGCGAAAACTGCTTTCAGTTGCTGCGCGTGCTCGGAAATCATGGAAGATTGGCAGCGCACCGGCATCGCCCGCGTGTTGATCACCGGCATCGAAGCCCACGTGTGCGTCCAGCAAACGGCCTTTGATCTGCTGGCCGCCGGCTACCGTGTGTACCTGGCGGTGGATGCGATCGGCGCACGTTTCGATATCGACTATCAGACGGCGCTGCGGCGCATGGACTCGGCCGGCGTCACGTTAACGACGACCGAGGCAGCTTTGTTCGAATGGTGCGAGCGTTCGGGCACCCCGCAATTCAAGCAGATCAGTGCCCTGGTCCAGGAAAAACCGCCGGAATAA
- the hslV gene encoding ATP-dependent protease subunit HslV, translated as MKTRSTTILTVRHRGQVALGGDGQVTMGSSIMKGDAVKIRRLMEGKVITGFAGSAADAFALLERFEAKLKDYPSNVPRAATELAKDWRTDRALRRLEALLAVVDARSTLLVSGTGDVIQPTDGVLGIGSGGNYAVAAARALVAHSDLSAEQIVRQALEIAAGIDIYTNTNITIEVLACAT; from the coding sequence ATGAAAACACGTTCGACGACGATCCTTACCGTGCGGCATCGCGGCCAGGTGGCGCTGGGGGGCGATGGCCAGGTGACGATGGGCTCTTCGATCATGAAGGGGGATGCCGTCAAGATTCGTCGCTTGATGGAAGGCAAAGTCATCACCGGCTTTGCCGGCTCGGCGGCCGATGCATTCGCCCTGCTCGAAAGGTTTGAAGCGAAACTGAAGGACTATCCCTCGAACGTGCCGCGGGCCGCGACCGAGCTGGCCAAGGATTGGCGAACGGATCGGGCTTTGCGCCGACTCGAGGCGCTCTTGGCCGTGGTCGATGCGCGAAGCACGCTCTTGGTCTCGGGGACCGGGGATGTAATCCAGCCGACCGACGGTGTCCTGGGCATCGGTTCCGGGGGAAACTACGCCGTGGCCGCGGCCCGGGCCTTGGTGGCACATAGCGACCTATCGGCCGAGCAAATCGTGCGGCAGGCGCTGGAGATCGCAGCCGGCATCGACATCTATACCAACACGAACATCACGATCGAGGTGCTGGCGTGCGCGACCTGA
- a CDS encoding alanine--glyoxylate aminotransferase family protein — protein sequence MTDSAAAELNPPVRVLLGPGPSDTHPRVLRALAANTVGHLDPYYLELMNGMQQMLRTVMRTQNRMTMAVSATGSAGMEATVVNLIEPGDSMVVCVNGVFGGRMVDVAERAGAKVTRVDRPWGEIFEPASLKEALAKAKPKVVGIVMAETSTGAWQPIEEIAKLVHDAGALLLVDAVTALGGIPVEVDRWQIDALYSGTQKCLGCPPGLAPVTFSERAMEVVLARKTKVQSWYLDVSMLAKYWGQERVYHHTAPINMTYALYEALRVILDEGLEACHARHMLNHRALKAGLGAIGIRYASAEGHQLPMLNAVWVPEGIDDAKVRGALLKRFGIEIGGGLGDFKGRAWRIGLMGHSSRANNVLLLLGALEQLLAEQGLKFEHGAGIAAANVVYQESEK from the coding sequence ATGACTGACTCGGCAGCAGCAGAATTGAATCCACCGGTTCGAGTACTCCTTGGACCCGGCCCCAGCGATACGCACCCGCGCGTCCTGCGGGCGCTGGCCGCGAACACGGTCGGCCATCTGGATCCTTACTACCTGGAACTGATGAACGGCATGCAGCAGATGCTGCGTACGGTGATGCGCACGCAGAACCGCATGACCATGGCCGTTAGCGCGACCGGTAGCGCCGGCATGGAAGCCACGGTCGTGAATTTGATCGAGCCCGGCGATTCGATGGTGGTGTGCGTCAATGGAGTTTTCGGCGGGCGAATGGTCGACGTCGCCGAACGCGCCGGAGCGAAGGTCACGCGCGTCGATCGTCCGTGGGGCGAGATCTTCGAGCCGGCCTCGCTCAAGGAAGCGCTCGCCAAGGCCAAGCCCAAAGTCGTCGGCATCGTAATGGCCGAGACTTCAACCGGTGCCTGGCAGCCGATCGAAGAGATCGCAAAGCTGGTCCACGACGCAGGCGCGCTGTTGCTTGTCGACGCGGTGACCGCCCTCGGCGGCATCCCGGTCGAGGTTGATCGCTGGCAAATCGATGCTCTCTATTCCGGCACCCAAAAGTGCCTGGGCTGTCCGCCAGGCCTGGCGCCTGTGACCTTCAGCGAGCGGGCAATGGAAGTTGTCCTGGCACGCAAGACCAAGGTGCAGAGCTGGTATCTCGACGTATCGATGCTCGCCAAGTACTGGGGGCAGGAACGCGTCTACCACCACACGGCGCCGATCAATATGACCTACGCCCTGTACGAGGCGCTACGTGTGATCCTTGACGAAGGGCTCGAGGCATGCCACGCCCGGCACATGCTGAATCACCGCGCCCTGAAGGCGGGGCTGGGGGCCATCGGAATTCGTTATGCGAGCGCCGAAGGGCACCAGTTGCCCATGCTCAACGCCGTGTGGGTTCCCGAGGGAATCGACGATGCCAAGGTGCGCGGAGCGCTCCTCAAGCGATTCGGCATCGAGATCGGCGGCGGACTGGGAGATTTCAAAGGCCGCGCGTGGCGCATTGGGCTGATGGGGCACAGTTCACGGGCGAATAACGTACTGCTACTTTTGGGCGCGCTAGAGCAATTGCTAGCCGAACAGGGACTGAAATTCGAGCACGGCGCCGGTATCGCCGCTGCCAACGTCGTCTATCAGGAGTCGGAGAAGTAG
- a CDS encoding carbon storage regulator: MLVLSRKVGERIVVGDRITITVVRMGQGNVRIGIDAPGDMAIVREELLHGPVKDEAQMVDEAIELCDATLSS; this comes from the coding sequence ATGCTTGTCTTATCTCGGAAGGTGGGCGAGCGCATCGTCGTCGGGGACAGGATCACGATTACCGTGGTCCGGATGGGCCAAGGGAACGTGCGCATTGGCATCGATGCTCCCGGCGATATGGCGATCGTGCGCGAAGAATTGCTACACGGCCCCGTTAAAGATGAAGCGCAGATGGTTGACGAGGCCATCGAGCTGTGCGACGCCACGCTCAGCAGCTAA